Proteins encoded together in one Halalkaliarchaeum sp. AArc-CO window:
- the surE gene encoding 5'/3'-nucleotidase SurE: MTELLLTNDDGIDAPGIRALYDALSSEYDVTVVAPATNQSGAGGARTWWETTLEYDDHELGYAVRGTPADCVAFAFAGLELEPSLVVSGCNDGPNIGAHILGRSGTVGAAHEAALLSVPGIAMSLYDLSDLPPTNAVPSVEDFAVAADVTCRLVDRWLSTGPIEGADYLNVNVPAPDSARTLGNPRGEDGWPESAFPPMRFTRPATGYDVTTVDPTDPEVTARGEAGIELRDRFWRSFLNLDVPDPVGTDRRAAVDGEISVSPLSVGRPVSTEMVGETFSLDPEEPAASD, translated from the coding sequence ATGACCGAACTCCTGCTCACGAACGACGACGGGATCGACGCGCCCGGGATTCGGGCGCTGTACGACGCCCTCTCTTCGGAGTACGACGTGACGGTCGTCGCGCCCGCCACGAACCAAAGCGGCGCCGGCGGCGCTCGCACCTGGTGGGAGACCACCCTCGAGTACGACGACCACGAGCTCGGCTACGCCGTCCGGGGGACGCCCGCCGACTGCGTGGCCTTCGCGTTCGCCGGGCTCGAACTCGAACCGTCGCTTGTCGTGTCCGGCTGCAACGACGGACCGAACATCGGTGCACACATCCTCGGTCGGTCGGGAACGGTCGGCGCAGCCCACGAGGCGGCACTGCTTTCGGTTCCCGGGATCGCGATGTCGCTGTACGATCTCTCCGATCTGCCGCCGACGAACGCGGTCCCGTCGGTCGAGGACTTCGCGGTCGCCGCCGACGTCACCTGCCGGCTTGTCGACCGGTGGCTCTCTACGGGTCCGATCGAGGGAGCCGACTACCTGAACGTGAACGTACCTGCCCCCGACTCCGCACGAACCCTCGGCAACCCCAGGGGTGAAGACGGGTGGCCGGAGTCGGCTTTCCCGCCGATGAGGTTTACCCGACCGGCGACCGGATACGACGTGACGACCGTCGATCCGACTGATCCGGAAGTGACTGCACGCGGGGAGGCGGGAATCGAACTTCGCGACCGGTTCTGGCGTTCGTTTTTGAACCTCGACGTTCCCGACCCGGTGGGGACCGACCGTCGGGCGGCCGTCGACGGGGAGATTTCGGTCTCGCCGCTGTCGGTCGGCCGTCCCGTCTCGACGGAGATGGTCGGGGAGACGTTCTCGCTGGATCCCGAGGAACCGGCTGCGAGCGATTAG
- the idi gene encoding isopentenyl-diphosphate Delta-isomerase yields MSSEQTDAESGADSGGADSRSGDEPVHENARQDVIAVDADDSATGTVNRLEAHTGDGVRHRAFTCMVFDGEGRILLAQRAPEKRLWDTHWDGTVASHPVEGQSQKEATRQRLEEELGVTPDQYSDLRVTDKFEYKRYYPNQGVEWEVCAVLQVTLEDTTLSPDDAEIGGRMWVDYEHFHENPKLYRQLRLCPWFEIAVRRDVA; encoded by the coding sequence ATGAGTTCCGAGCAGACGGACGCCGAGAGTGGGGCCGACTCCGGTGGCGCGGACAGCCGTTCCGGCGACGAGCCGGTCCACGAGAACGCGCGACAGGACGTCATTGCGGTCGATGCGGACGACAGTGCTACGGGGACGGTCAACAGACTCGAAGCACACACCGGGGACGGCGTCCGACACCGGGCGTTTACCTGCATGGTGTTCGACGGCGAGGGGCGGATCCTGCTCGCACAGCGGGCTCCCGAAAAACGACTCTGGGACACCCACTGGGACGGAACGGTCGCCTCACACCCCGTCGAAGGGCAAAGCCAGAAGGAAGCGACGAGACAGCGCCTCGAGGAGGAGCTCGGCGTGACGCCGGACCAGTACAGCGATCTCCGTGTCACCGACAAGTTCGAGTACAAACGCTACTACCCGAACCAGGGCGTCGAGTGGGAGGTGTGTGCCGTGTTGCAGGTCACCCTCGAGGACACGACGCTGTCGCCGGACGACGCCGAAATCGGCGGGCGGATGTGGGTCGACTACGAGCACTTCCACGAAAACCCGAAACTGTACCGCCAGCTCAGGCTGTGTCCCTGGTTCGAGATCGCCGTACGTCGGGACGTCGCCTGA
- a CDS encoding MarR family transcriptional regulator: MSVSEEEAELSADELAGLELVRETGGIHQSDFWKELDISSRKGSRIADKLESTDLIEREETVYQGHNTYLLRPTARDLDFELLMAGDMLSPFIGEEEVNPQSDAFSQWLMNLAYEES, translated from the coding sequence ATGAGCGTCTCCGAGGAGGAAGCTGAACTGTCGGCCGACGAGCTCGCTGGACTCGAGCTCGTCCGAGAGACCGGGGGAATCCACCAAAGCGACTTCTGGAAGGAGCTGGACATCTCCTCGCGGAAGGGAAGCCGGATCGCGGACAAACTCGAGAGTACGGATCTCATCGAGCGGGAAGAAACCGTCTACCAGGGACACAACACCTATCTCCTCCGACCCACGGCGCGCGACCTCGACTTCGAGCTTTTGATGGCAGGCGACATGCTCTCCCCGTTTATCGGCGAAGAGGAGGTCAACCCGCAAAGCGACGCCTTCTCGCAGTGGTTGATGAACCTCGCGTACGAGGAGTCCTGA
- a CDS encoding KEOPS complex subunit Pcc1, translating into MTGNTADVDTEWDRGDHRRFARIETAHDDPTAVAAAVAPDNTADVDTEAVESDGVVRTRIRRETTGGLQSTVDDYVVNLIVAERLSGIAADHADALGYDGNSTDRRTRHETDDTHHE; encoded by the coding sequence ATGACAGGAAACACCGCCGACGTCGACACCGAATGGGACCGCGGGGATCACCGCCGGTTCGCGCGGATCGAGACGGCACACGACGATCCAACGGCCGTCGCGGCCGCGGTCGCGCCGGACAACACCGCCGACGTCGACACTGAGGCGGTCGAATCCGACGGCGTGGTTCGAACCAGAATCCGGCGGGAGACGACCGGCGGGCTCCAGTCGACGGTGGACGACTACGTCGTCAACCTGATCGTCGCAGAGCGGCTCTCCGGGATCGCCGCCGACCACGCCGACGCCCTCGGCTATGACGGAAACAGCACCGACAGACGAACACGACACGAGACAGACGACACACATCATGAGTGA
- a CDS encoding NRDE family protein — protein sequence MCTLTLAWQVFPDAPIVAAANRDEATDRPSSPPKIRSDGIAASTGEPGPAVLAPVDDRAGGTWIGLNDRGVFAAITNRWNASDLKGDRSRGLLVADCLRSDSATDAARHVERELDRTAYEGFNLVLADAESAHLLEWTGRFQVRSFAPGVHVVVNVGADGVYEIPHERAELGETQAQNADELRARLQPEPGETADRWLDRAGGALGDHEAGVCVHGDGFGTRSSSLVRLSSDGDVRYDYADGPPCETPAEPVDLDGTFTIEAERESRF from the coding sequence GTGTGTACCCTGACACTCGCCTGGCAGGTGTTCCCCGACGCGCCCATCGTCGCGGCGGCGAACCGGGACGAGGCGACCGACCGCCCGTCATCGCCACCGAAGATTCGTTCGGACGGGATCGCAGCGTCTACGGGCGAACCCGGTCCAGCCGTGCTCGCGCCGGTCGACGACCGGGCTGGGGGAACCTGGATCGGCCTCAACGATCGGGGGGTGTTCGCTGCGATCACTAACCGCTGGAACGCGTCCGACCTGAAGGGGGACCGTTCGCGGGGGCTTCTGGTAGCGGACTGTCTCCGTTCGGATTCGGCAACGGACGCGGCGAGACACGTCGAACGGGAGCTCGACCGGACCGCATACGAGGGATTCAACCTCGTTCTCGCCGACGCCGAGAGCGCTCATCTCCTGGAGTGGACCGGCCGCTTCCAGGTTCGCAGCTTCGCTCCCGGCGTTCACGTCGTCGTCAACGTCGGCGCGGACGGGGTCTACGAGATTCCCCACGAGCGTGCCGAACTCGGTGAAACGCAGGCGCAAAACGCCGACGAACTCAGAGCTCGCCTCCAGCCCGAGCCGGGAGAGACGGCCGACCGCTGGCTCGACCGGGCGGGCGGAGCCCTCGGGGATCACGAGGCGGGAGTCTGCGTACACGGCGACGGCTTCGGTACCCGGTCGTCGTCACTGGTTCGGCTTTCGAGCGACGGCGACGTACGGTACGACTACGCCGACGGACCCCCCTGCGAGACGCCCGCAGAACCGGTCGACCTCGACGGGACGTTCACGATCGAAGCAGAGCGAGAGAGCAGGTTTTAA
- a CDS encoding exonuclease RecJ has translation MSGTDAVGPSADATSVAATVREASFLTLLSDTDGDAIAAAGLIAGAARTAGIPFQVRSTDDPNGLLSTGLPNDGPDERTLVVGRESAIADASLPGKVSTADGESASASAYRTAIELDDDPDPVLALAGSIAAGAVPGDDGTAAILERARERDRLEQRPGVGLPVRELTDGLGHSVQFLAPFSGDPDRTAEILDEWGLPTDADAGELEPGQQEQLASLLAIEVTTAEGAVPEAAAAIETALRPYAIDGPFETLAGYAEVLDVLARERPGTAIAIALDRDDREGPNSSNRSPQLRESALEAWRAHARGTHRAIDAATTGRYDGSLLARVDADPAVLPTIARLLCDYRSPEPVVVVIQQGADGAGGAAAGANRDPGGGGPALGEAFTDVAAEFDGTGSGTTTIATARFDGDPTEFAAAIREQL, from the coding sequence ATGTCCGGAACCGACGCGGTCGGTCCGTCCGCCGACGCGACAAGCGTCGCCGCTACCGTCCGGGAGGCATCGTTCCTGACGCTGCTTTCCGACACTGACGGCGATGCGATCGCCGCTGCGGGACTCATCGCAGGCGCCGCACGGACCGCAGGGATCCCGTTTCAGGTCAGGTCGACCGACGACCCGAACGGCCTGCTTTCGACGGGACTCCCGAACGACGGCCCGGACGAGCGGACGCTGGTTGTGGGACGCGAGTCGGCGATCGCCGACGCGTCCCTGCCAGGGAAGGTGTCGACAGCCGACGGGGAATCCGCTAGCGCGTCCGCCTACCGGACGGCAATCGAGCTCGACGACGATCCCGATCCGGTGCTCGCGCTCGCAGGCTCGATCGCGGCCGGGGCGGTACCCGGAGACGACGGCACCGCGGCGATCCTCGAACGCGCACGGGAACGGGACCGCCTCGAACAGCGACCCGGCGTCGGGCTGCCGGTTCGGGAGCTCACGGACGGGCTCGGCCACTCTGTGCAGTTTCTCGCCCCGTTTTCGGGTGATCCCGATCGGACCGCGGAGATCCTCGACGAGTGGGGACTCCCGACGGACGCCGATGCGGGAGAGCTGGAACCCGGCCAGCAGGAACAGCTCGCCTCACTGCTCGCAATCGAGGTGACGACCGCCGAGGGGGCGGTCCCGGAGGCGGCGGCCGCGATCGAGACAGCGTTGCGACCGTACGCGATCGACGGCCCGTTCGAAACGCTAGCCGGCTATGCGGAGGTACTCGACGTGCTGGCCCGCGAACGACCGGGAACCGCGATCGCGATCGCACTCGATCGCGACGACCGAGAAGGGCCGAACAGCTCGAACCGATCTCCCCAGCTTCGCGAGAGCGCACTCGAGGCGTGGCGCGCCCACGCTCGAGGAACCCATCGAGCGATCGACGCCGCGACCACCGGGCGATACGACGGCTCGCTGCTCGCGCGCGTCGACGCCGACCCGGCCGTGCTGCCGACGATCGCCAGACTTCTGTGCGACTACCGGTCGCCGGAGCCGGTCGTGGTCGTGATCCAGCAGGGCGCGGACGGTGCCGGCGGAGCAGCCGCCGGGGCGAACCGGGATCCCGGGGGAGGTGGGCCGGCGCTCGGCGAGGCGTTCACGGACGTGGCTGCCGAATTCGACGGCACCGGCTCGGGAACGACCACAATCGCGACTGCGAGGTTCGACGGTGACCCCACCGAGTTCGCGGCCGCCATCAGGGAACAGCTATGA
- a CDS encoding Lrp/AsnC family transcriptional regulator: protein MDDLDRRILNILRRDARTPYTEIAESVGTSEGTVRNRVERMTEEGVIERFTVTTRTGNVKAMIEISVAMDVDTAGVSERMADWAEVDFVWQVSGEEDVVLIVDAVDTRAVNELISQAREMDEVKSTKTRLILDERLG from the coding sequence ATGGACGACCTCGACCGTCGCATCCTGAACATCCTCCGGCGGGACGCTCGAACGCCCTACACGGAGATCGCAGAGTCGGTCGGAACCTCTGAAGGAACCGTCCGCAACCGGGTCGAACGCATGACCGAGGAAGGAGTAATCGAGCGGTTCACGGTTACGACCCGGACGGGGAACGTGAAGGCGATGATCGAGATCTCGGTGGCGATGGACGTCGACACCGCCGGCGTCTCCGAACGGATGGCCGACTGGGCGGAGGTAGACTTTGTCTGGCAGGTGTCCGGGGAGGAAGACGTCGTGTTGATCGTCGACGCCGTCGACACGCGCGCGGTGAACGAACTGATCTCTCAGGCCCGGGAGATGGACGAAGTGAAAAGTACCAAGACGCGGCTGATTCTCGACGAGCGGCTGGGATAG
- a CDS encoding plastocyanin/azurin family copper-binding protein: MKRRRVLAAAGTAAVTGLAGCSSVLGDEEYDVGMTATEFVPEELIVEVGTTVVWKNTSARAHTVTAYENLIPEDADYFASGGYDDELTARQEWWDDYGGIMESGDTFSHTFEVPGEYGYVCVPHETGGMTGRVFVED; encoded by the coding sequence ATGAAGCGGCGTCGGGTTCTCGCGGCCGCTGGCACCGCCGCGGTTACGGGTCTTGCGGGCTGTTCGAGCGTGCTGGGCGACGAAGAGTACGACGTCGGGATGACCGCAACCGAGTTCGTTCCCGAGGAGCTGATCGTCGAAGTGGGAACGACGGTGGTGTGGAAAAACACCAGCGCGCGGGCCCACACCGTGACCGCCTACGAGAACCTCATCCCCGAGGACGCGGACTACTTCGCAAGCGGGGGCTACGACGACGAGTTGACCGCCCGTCAGGAGTGGTGGGACGACTACGGCGGGATCATGGAATCGGGCGACACCTTCTCGCACACGTTCGAGGTGCCGGGAGAGTACGGATACGTCTGTGTTCCCCACGAAACTGGAGGCATGACCGGCCGCGTCTTCGTCGAAGACTGA
- the carA gene encoding glutamine-hydrolyzing carbamoyl-phosphate synthase small subunit: MSDAYLALADGRVFEARARAPGRTRGELVFTTAYTGYEESLTDPSYEEQILTFSYPLIGNYGVRAERFESDRVHPRAAIAREFTDEAAAWLADEGVPAIDHLDTRELVTTVREEGAMRCGIAAGPDATPADAREELANAKGMSDHVDIGSQVSVPSATTYDGGGEYDVALVDCGVKGSIIESLTARGADVHVLPYDASESEVAAVDPDLLFVSNGPGDPANFEQAQSLVESFVGDVPIAGICLGQQIVARAFGGTTEKMAFGHRGVNQPVRDLRTDQVVMTTQNHGYTVDEVGSLEVTQVNVNDGTVEGLECAESDVITRQYHPEANPGPHDSLGFFDDVLELAERRVPVAAD, encoded by the coding sequence ATGTCGGACGCCTACCTCGCGCTGGCCGACGGACGCGTGTTCGAAGCACGTGCTCGTGCGCCGGGGCGCACCCGTGGCGAACTGGTGTTTACGACTGCCTATACGGGGTACGAGGAGTCGCTCACTGACCCCTCGTACGAAGAGCAGATCCTCACGTTCTCGTACCCCCTGATCGGAAACTACGGCGTCCGAGCGGAGCGGTTCGAGTCCGACCGCGTCCACCCCCGTGCTGCGATCGCCCGCGAGTTCACCGACGAGGCGGCGGCGTGGCTCGCAGACGAGGGCGTGCCGGCGATCGACCACCTCGACACGCGGGAACTGGTGACGACCGTCCGGGAAGAAGGGGCGATGCGGTGCGGGATCGCCGCCGGACCGGACGCGACTCCGGCGGACGCACGCGAGGAGCTCGCGAACGCGAAAGGGATGAGCGATCACGTAGATATCGGCTCACAAGTGAGCGTTCCCTCGGCGACGACCTACGATGGAGGCGGCGAGTACGACGTCGCGCTCGTCGACTGTGGCGTCAAGGGATCGATCATAGAGTCGCTTACCGCCCGCGGTGCGGACGTCCACGTCCTCCCGTACGACGCGAGCGAGTCGGAGGTCGCCGCGGTGGATCCGGATCTGCTGTTCGTCTCGAACGGGCCGGGCGATCCCGCGAACTTCGAGCAGGCCCAGTCGCTCGTGGAGTCGTTCGTCGGCGACGTCCCGATCGCGGGGATCTGCCTGGGACAGCAGATCGTCGCCCGGGCGTTCGGCGGCACCACCGAGAAGATGGCGTTCGGTCACCGTGGAGTCAACCAGCCCGTCCGCGACCTCCGCACCGACCAGGTCGTGATGACGACTCAAAACCACGGCTACACCGTCGACGAGGTCGGCAGCCTCGAAGTGACGCAGGTGAACGTCAACGACGGCACGGTCGAGGGGCTGGAGTGTGCCGAGTCGGACGTCATCACCCGTCAGTACCACCCCGAGGCCAACCCGGGACCGCACGACTCGCTGGGCTTTTTCGACGACGTACTCGAGCTGGCGGAGCGTCGAGTGCCGGTTGCAGCGGATTGA
- a CDS encoding GNAT family N-acetyltransferase → MVADRTDAYAFEPGTPSPERFTELRRRSGMTPRTVESARRGLPGTLYGVVVTVDGTSERTATTDDVHEESNDGATVGMGRIVGDGGAVYQISDVAVHPDHQGNGIGTEIMDRLMAYLEETAPTGAYVNLIADVDGFYEQWGFEPVAPGSKGMGRYIE, encoded by the coding sequence ATGGTCGCCGACCGAACGGACGCGTACGCGTTCGAACCCGGCACGCCCTCCCCCGAACGGTTCACCGAACTCCGCCGCCGTTCCGGGATGACGCCCCGCACGGTCGAGTCGGCCCGGCGCGGGCTGCCGGGCACCCTGTACGGGGTCGTTGTTACCGTCGACGGCACATCCGAACGCACCGCAACTACCGACGACGTTCACGAAGAGAGCAACGACGGGGCGACCGTCGGGATGGGGCGGATCGTCGGCGACGGCGGCGCAGTGTATCAGATCTCGGACGTGGCGGTGCATCCCGACCACCAGGGCAACGGGATCGGGACGGAAATCATGGATCGGTTGATGGCGTACCTCGAGGAGACTGCGCCCACGGGGGCGTACGTGAACCTGATCGCCGACGTCGACGGGTTTTACGAACAGTGGGGGTTCGAACCCGTCGCTCCGGGGTCGAAAGGGATGGGACGCTACATTGAGTGA
- a CDS encoding 30S ribosomal protein S15 produces the protein MARMHTRRRGSSGSDRPVADDPPEWSDVEPDAIEERVLELADQGHDPSQIGMKLRDEGVKGVPVPDVKLATGKKLTEILEENDADPELPEDLRNLMERAVRLREHMQENQQDHSNKRALQNTEAKIRRLANYYRGDKLEEDFKYNYENAVELLEE, from the coding sequence ATGGCACGAATGCACACACGCCGACGCGGCTCGTCCGGTTCGGACAGGCCCGTCGCAGACGACCCACCGGAGTGGAGCGACGTCGAACCAGACGCGATCGAGGAGCGCGTCCTCGAACTTGCAGACCAGGGGCACGATCCCAGCCAGATCGGCATGAAACTGCGCGACGAGGGCGTCAAGGGCGTCCCAGTCCCCGACGTGAAACTCGCGACCGGCAAGAAGCTCACCGAGATCCTCGAGGAGAACGACGCCGACCCGGAGCTCCCCGAAGACCTCCGGAACCTGATGGAACGTGCCGTCCGCCTGCGCGAGCACATGCAGGAAAACCAGCAGGACCACAGCAACAAGCGGGCGCTTCAAAACACCGAAGCGAAGATCCGCCGCCTGGCTAACTACTACCGCGGCGACAAGCTCGAGGAAGACTTCAAGTACAACTACGAGAACGCCGTCGAGCTGCTCGAAGAGTAA
- a CDS encoding 30S ribosomal protein S3ae, protein MSERSVSKQKRGKRWYTVIAPEQFDRAEIGETVAEEPDMVIGRTIETTLGDITDDAGANNTKLTFKITDVGSDSAYTEFVKHELTRDYLRSLVRRGASKIDASITVLTTDDYRLQVQPVAFTTKRADRSQEEAIRRIMIDQVEAAAEDRTFEQYVDSIVEGRLSSAIYGDAKEIYPLRRVEVQKLTLEARPEEVAAEEEAAVDVDAEDVAVDE, encoded by the coding sequence ATGAGTGAACGATCAGTAAGCAAGCAGAAGCGAGGTAAGCGATGGTACACCGTGATCGCGCCCGAGCAGTTCGACCGGGCGGAGATCGGCGAGACCGTCGCGGAGGAACCGGACATGGTCATCGGACGAACCATCGAGACGACGCTGGGCGACATCACTGACGACGCCGGCGCGAACAACACGAAGTTGACGTTCAAGATCACGGATGTCGGCTCCGACTCGGCGTATACGGAGTTCGTCAAACACGAGCTCACGCGGGACTACCTGCGATCGCTCGTGCGTCGGGGCGCATCGAAGATCGACGCGTCGATCACGGTGCTCACGACCGACGACTACCGACTGCAGGTCCAGCCGGTCGCGTTTACGACCAAGCGTGCGGACCGCTCCCAGGAGGAAGCGATCCGCCGGATCATGATCGATCAGGTCGAGGCAGCCGCCGAAGACCGCACGTTCGAACAGTACGTCGACAGCATTGTCGAAGGACGTCTCTCCTCGGCGATCTACGGTGACGCGAAGGAGATCTACCCGCTTCGTCGCGTCGAGGTCCAGAAGCTGACGCTCGAGGCGCGTCCCGAGGAAGTCGCCGCAGAAGAGGAAGCCGCCGTCGACGTCGACGCCGAAGACGTCGCCGTCGACGAGTAA